A DNA window from Setaria viridis chromosome 2, Setaria_viridis_v4.0, whole genome shotgun sequence contains the following coding sequences:
- the LOC117843895 gene encoding uncharacterized protein isoform X1, with translation MAGGNSTIDCSYDALEQCSSMITCDASSWDKSFGEKIWLMNSLQLISAVLAGVIVGIGIYGQRYRHHRFTRFIFLGATTLFLPVVSTVVSMGAGNSNHSIVRGDIRFIAECQPRAQSILIVIWASLVQIIMINTSAVVAVDDREGGNVGPPFELLVQGVWIFYLGISNIIPMADGLFEIELSLFALEATPFALTCAKMVWKYYAYEKARQSFALGRNPHLIFGYMKQQSLQETSHDGEPMVAEDAPPPLLVMGEEKRHVEKQPLGYVFKDDSWTTSHNNGLVTIDRVWRMDNVLPTSTLKPQKDLCLSFALFKMLRCRFARYKVRTAASKGTFSFFWSLLLKDGEHDRVFLVISDEVSFLHDYYYSSLPISYSKYWLPVAGILISLLSIAYCCASMITVTLLVVRLLLDVGFGPIQFACYFFCIRGKLRSDMYIQGYGNGYLGPVLLILLSVLVLMSEVRDIATYIYSNWTKVAVTCHLVNHASSQHSLLKKKWIGLLLRCRCKLMKHWDEKIGQCTMLEIRPRTTLPVLLRRLLHLPDHKRKVKVPAAVKVCIMEVVRSTRNGDLSNGTASLRCRGQVGEVLLWACNNKSTSYTILTWHIATSILEVRYPHRLDQQQGSSSPIPNTDYKIVATHLSRYCAYLVTWCPELLPDDDAWSRSLYEDVKKDVERVLAGCTAGDSLTPEANCQQLIEVLSADAKHEVLKEGARLGKQLLALVVEGEDDTAAWKLLAEFWSEMIVYVAPSDNLKGHSEAIARGGELITLLWVLLFHAGILSRPGEDDGVAPTSAGVV, from the coding sequence ATGGCTGGAGGGAATTCCACCATAGACTGCTCCTACGATGCACTGGAGCAATGCTCCTCTATGATTACATGCGATGCCTCCTCATGGGACAAGAGCTTTGGAGAGAAGATATGGCTTATGAACTCACTCCAGCTCATCAGTGCCGTCCTGGCTGGAGTCATAGTCGGGATAGGCATCTACGGCCAGcgctaccgccaccaccgcttcACCAGGTTTATCTTCCTCGGAGCCACGACCCTGTTCTTGCCTGTCGTCTCCACTGTTGTCTCCATGGGCGCCGGGAACAGTAACCACAGCATAGTCAGGGGTGACATTCGGTTTATTGCAGAGTGCCAACCAAGAGCACAGTCGATCCTGATTGTAATATGGGCATCCCTTGTTCAGATCATCATGATCAATACCAGTGCAGTAGTTGCTGTCGATGATAGAGAAGGTGGAAACGTAGGTCCTCCATTTGAGCTGCTTGTTCAGGGTGTCTGGATCTTTTACCTTGGTATCAGCAATATCATTCCTATGGCTGACGGATTATTTGAAATCGAGCTAAGTCTTTTTGCCCTTGAAGCCACACCTTTTGCTCTCACGTGTGCCAAAATGGTATGGAAATATTATGCATATGAAAAGGCGCGACAATCCTTTGCTCTCGGACGCAATCCCCATCTTATATTTGGATACATGAAGCAACAATCGTTACAAGAAACAAGTCACGATGGTGAACCAATGGTAGCTGAGGATGCACCTCCCCCGCTGCTGGTTATGGGAGAAGAGAAAAGACACGTGGAGAAGCAGCCTCTTGGGTATGTGTTCAAGGATGACTCATGGACAACTTCGCATAACAATGGCCTGGTGACTATTGATAGAGTTTGGAGGATGGATAACGTGCTTCCAACATCAACACTGAAACCACAAAAAGACTTATGCTTGTCATTTGCATTGTTCAAGATGTTGCGGTGCCGATTTGCAAGGTACAAGGTCAGAACTGCTGCCTCCAAGGGCACCTTCAGTTTTTTCTGGAGCTTATTGCTGAAGGATGGCGAACATGATAGGGTCTTTTTGGTCATTTCGGATGAGGTTTCTTTCCTTCATGATTATTATTATTCATCCCTCCCGATCTCCTATTCCAAGTATTGGTTGCCCGTTGCCGGTATCTTGATCTCACTACTGAGCATAGCTTACTGTTGTGCATCGATGATCACAGTAACGCTTTTGGTAGTCCGTCTGTTGCTGGATGTTGGATTCGGACCTATTCAGTTTGCATGCTATTTTTTTTGCATTCGAGGAAAACTGAGGAGCGACATGTACATCCAAGGTTATGGGAATGGGTACCTTGGTCCGGTGCTATTAATTTTGCTTTCGGTGTTAGTCTTGATGTCTGAGGTGAGGGACATAGCTACCTACATCTACTCCAACTGGACTAAAGTTGCCGTCACCTGCCACCTTGTAAACCATGCCTCTTCGCAGCATTCACTTCTCAAGAAGAAATGGATTGGCCTTCTGCTGCGTTGTCGATGCAAGCTGATGAAGCATTGGGATGAGAAAATAGGCCAGTGCACTATGCTGGAGATTCGCCCGAGAACAACCCTGCCTGTACTTCTCAGGCGTCTCCTCCACTTACCAGACCACAAGAGGAAGGTCAAGGTGCCTGCAGCAGTGAAGGTTTGCATCATGGAAGTTGTAAGAAGCACTAGAAATGGAGACCTTAGCAATGGCACAGCATCTCTCCGCTGCCGGGGCCAAGTTGGTGAAGTGCTCCTCTGGGCTTGCAACAACAAGAGTACGTCTTATACCATACTGACATGGCACATCGCCACAAGCATCCTCGAGGTCAGGTACCCACACCGGCTTGATCAACAACAAGGTTCTTCTTCTCCAATTCCAAACACGGACTATAAGATCGTTGCCACTCACCTATCAAGGTACTGTGCTTACCTTGTGACATGGTGCCCTGAGTTACTCCCTGATGATGATGCATGGAGCAGGAGCCTGTACGAGGATGTCAAGAAGGATGTTGAGCGTGTACTTGCCGGCTGCACAGCAGGAGACTCACTGACGCCAGAAGCAAATTGCCAACAGCTGATCGAAGTGCTGAGTGCAGATGCGAAGCATGAAGTGCTCAAGGAAGGCGCTAGGCTTGGAAAGCAGTTGTTGGCGCTGGTGGTCGAAGGTGAGGACGATACAGCGGCGTGGAAGTTACTGGCTGAATTTTGGTCGGAGATGATCGTGTATGTCGCGCCATCCGACAACCTCAAAGGTCATTCGGAGGCCATCGCCAGGGGTGGCGAGCTGATAACTCTGCTCTGGGTGTTGCTCTTCCATGCTGGAATCCTCAGTAGGCCAGGTGAGGACGATGGCGTTGCTCCTACTTCTGCTGGCGTGGTTTAG
- the LOC117843895 gene encoding uncharacterized protein isoform X2 yields MAGGNSTIDCSYDALEQCSSMITCDASSWDKSFGEKIWLMNSLQLISAVLAGVIVGIGIYGQRYRHHRFTRFIFLGATTLFLPVVSTVVSMGAGNSNHSIVRGDIRFIAECQPRAQSILIVIWASLVQIIMINTSAVVAVDDREGGNVGPPFELLVQGVWIFYLGISNIIPMADGLFEIELSLFALEATPFALTCAKMVWKYYAYEKARQSFALGRNPHLIFGYMKQQSLQETSHDGEPMVAEDAPPPLLVMGEEKRHVEKQPLGYVFKDDSWTTSHNNGLVTIDRVWRMDNVLPTSTLKPQKDLCLSFALFKMLRCRFARYKVRTAASKGTFSFFWSLLLKDGEHDRVFLVISDEVSFLHDYYYSSLPISYSKYWLPVAGILISLLSIAYCCASMITVTLLVVRLLLDVGFGPIQFACYFFCIRGKLRSDMYIQGYGNGYLGPVLLILLSVLVLMSEVRDIATYIYSNWTKVAVTCHLVNHASSQHSLLKKKWIGLLLRCRCKLMKHWDEKIGQCTMLEIRPRTTLPVLLRRLLHLPDHKRKVKVPAAVKVCIMEVVRSTRNGDLSNGTASLRCRGQVGEVLLWACNNKSTSYTILTWHIATSILEVRYPHRLDQQQGSSSPIPNTDYKIVATHLSRSLYEDVKKDVERVLAGCTAGDSLTPEANCQQLIEVLSADAKHEVLKEGARLGKQLLALVVEGEDDTAAWKLLAEFWSEMIVYVAPSDNLKGHSEAIARGGELITLLWVLLFHAGILSRPGEDDGVAPTSAGVV; encoded by the exons ATGGCTGGAGGGAATTCCACCATAGACTGCTCCTACGATGCACTGGAGCAATGCTCCTCTATGATTACATGCGATGCCTCCTCATGGGACAAGAGCTTTGGAGAGAAGATATGGCTTATGAACTCACTCCAGCTCATCAGTGCCGTCCTGGCTGGAGTCATAGTCGGGATAGGCATCTACGGCCAGcgctaccgccaccaccgcttcACCAGGTTTATCTTCCTCGGAGCCACGACCCTGTTCTTGCCTGTCGTCTCCACTGTTGTCTCCATGGGCGCCGGGAACAGTAACCACAGCATAGTCAGGGGTGACATTCGGTTTATTGCAGAGTGCCAACCAAGAGCACAGTCGATCCTGATTGTAATATGGGCATCCCTTGTTCAGATCATCATGATCAATACCAGTGCAGTAGTTGCTGTCGATGATAGAGAAGGTGGAAACGTAGGTCCTCCATTTGAGCTGCTTGTTCAGGGTGTCTGGATCTTTTACCTTGGTATCAGCAATATCATTCCTATGGCTGACGGATTATTTGAAATCGAGCTAAGTCTTTTTGCCCTTGAAGCCACACCTTTTGCTCTCACGTGTGCCAAAATGGTATGGAAATATTATGCATATGAAAAGGCGCGACAATCCTTTGCTCTCGGACGCAATCCCCATCTTATATTTGGATACATGAAGCAACAATCGTTACAAGAAACAAGTCACGATGGTGAACCAATGGTAGCTGAGGATGCACCTCCCCCGCTGCTGGTTATGGGAGAAGAGAAAAGACACGTGGAGAAGCAGCCTCTTGGGTATGTGTTCAAGGATGACTCATGGACAACTTCGCATAACAATGGCCTGGTGACTATTGATAGAGTTTGGAGGATGGATAACGTGCTTCCAACATCAACACTGAAACCACAAAAAGACTTATGCTTGTCATTTGCATTGTTCAAGATGTTGCGGTGCCGATTTGCAAGGTACAAGGTCAGAACTGCTGCCTCCAAGGGCACCTTCAGTTTTTTCTGGAGCTTATTGCTGAAGGATGGCGAACATGATAGGGTCTTTTTGGTCATTTCGGATGAGGTTTCTTTCCTTCATGATTATTATTATTCATCCCTCCCGATCTCCTATTCCAAGTATTGGTTGCCCGTTGCCGGTATCTTGATCTCACTACTGAGCATAGCTTACTGTTGTGCATCGATGATCACAGTAACGCTTTTGGTAGTCCGTCTGTTGCTGGATGTTGGATTCGGACCTATTCAGTTTGCATGCTATTTTTTTTGCATTCGAGGAAAACTGAGGAGCGACATGTACATCCAAGGTTATGGGAATGGGTACCTTGGTCCGGTGCTATTAATTTTGCTTTCGGTGTTAGTCTTGATGTCTGAGGTGAGGGACATAGCTACCTACATCTACTCCAACTGGACTAAAGTTGCCGTCACCTGCCACCTTGTAAACCATGCCTCTTCGCAGCATTCACTTCTCAAGAAGAAATGGATTGGCCTTCTGCTGCGTTGTCGATGCAAGCTGATGAAGCATTGGGATGAGAAAATAGGCCAGTGCACTATGCTGGAGATTCGCCCGAGAACAACCCTGCCTGTACTTCTCAGGCGTCTCCTCCACTTACCAGACCACAAGAGGAAGGTCAAGGTGCCTGCAGCAGTGAAGGTTTGCATCATGGAAGTTGTAAGAAGCACTAGAAATGGAGACCTTAGCAATGGCACAGCATCTCTCCGCTGCCGGGGCCAAGTTGGTGAAGTGCTCCTCTGGGCTTGCAACAACAAGAGTACGTCTTATACCATACTGACATGGCACATCGCCACAAGCATCCTCGAGGTCAGGTACCCACACCGGCTTGATCAACAACAAGGTTCTTCTTCTCCAATTCCAAACACGGACTATAAGATCGTTGCCACTCACCTATCAAG GAGCCTGTACGAGGATGTCAAGAAGGATGTTGAGCGTGTACTTGCCGGCTGCACAGCAGGAGACTCACTGACGCCAGAAGCAAATTGCCAACAGCTGATCGAAGTGCTGAGTGCAGATGCGAAGCATGAAGTGCTCAAGGAAGGCGCTAGGCTTGGAAAGCAGTTGTTGGCGCTGGTGGTCGAAGGTGAGGACGATACAGCGGCGTGGAAGTTACTGGCTGAATTTTGGTCGGAGATGATCGTGTATGTCGCGCCATCCGACAACCTCAAAGGTCATTCGGAGGCCATCGCCAGGGGTGGCGAGCTGATAACTCTGCTCTGGGTGTTGCTCTTCCATGCTGGAATCCTCAGTAGGCCAGGTGAGGACGATGGCGTTGCTCCTACTTCTGCTGGCGTGGTTTAG